A genome region from Nodosilinea sp. FACHB-141 includes the following:
- a CDS encoding CapA family protein, which produces MTIADLTQLSQWPQAQRGNMAAIAELLTTALNDPALRVEVSRRDRTLYVLLTTPHRDGLPQHLDRIHAVVTALALPDIAELKVVDGTDRPLEHRWQQVFSLDAAAPAPPATIFVDGTLEEKTAEVAPSDRRSTASGPAPAARTRGRWRWGALSMATVLGFGLAAGITQWRYEQQREPSPTQSLPAAKAGMTQAIEPLLPAASTAALAIPDLAAPVALTIKAVGDIIPGTDYQRYRLPNDWQYLFGSIQYHLGEADITFGNFESTLTEVPSSAKDTGSANTFAFRTPPWYASVLKEAGFDVLSVANNHSMDFFEQGFTDTIAHIEAAGMKAVGRKGEILYVEAQGQTVAFIGFSNYQEHNRVQDIEAAIALVETANAQADVVVVSFHAGKEGTDATVTRDQDEMFYSENRGNVVRFSRAVVDHGADLVLGHGPHVPRAIELYNNKLIAYSLGNFLGYRSLSTVGPLGTSLILQTDLDAQGNFVSGRIIPVALDRNGVPYLDDHFGGVVLVRQFTQRDFPDTPLVIDDLGYIWPR; this is translated from the coding sequence GTGACTATTGCTGACCTGACCCAACTGTCTCAATGGCCCCAGGCTCAGCGGGGCAACATGGCCGCGATCGCCGAGTTGCTCACCACCGCCCTGAATGATCCAGCGCTGCGAGTAGAGGTTTCTCGGCGCGATCGCACTCTCTACGTGCTGCTCACCACCCCTCACCGTGACGGGCTGCCCCAGCATCTCGATCGCATTCATGCCGTAGTGACGGCTCTCGCTCTGCCAGATATCGCCGAACTCAAGGTGGTGGATGGCACCGATCGCCCCCTGGAACACCGCTGGCAGCAGGTCTTTAGCCTAGATGCTGCCGCCCCAGCGCCTCCAGCCACCATTTTTGTCGATGGAACGTTGGAGGAGAAGACTGCGGAAGTCGCGCCCAGCGATCGCAGATCAACGGCATCAGGGCCAGCGCCAGCGGCGAGGACTAGAGGCCGCTGGCGTTGGGGAGCATTGTCTATGGCAACGGTGCTCGGGTTTGGCCTGGCCGCTGGGATCACTCAATGGCGTTACGAACAGCAGCGCGAACCTAGCCCAACCCAGTCACTACCTGCCGCCAAGGCCGGTATGACTCAGGCGATCGAGCCCCTGCTTCCGGCAGCGTCTACAGCAGCTTTGGCGATCCCCGACCTAGCGGCCCCCGTGGCCCTAACCATCAAGGCCGTGGGCGACATCATTCCCGGTACCGACTACCAGCGCTACCGTCTGCCCAACGACTGGCAATACCTGTTTGGCAGCATTCAATACCACCTGGGCGAAGCCGATATTACCTTCGGCAATTTTGAAAGCACCCTTACAGAAGTGCCCAGCAGCGCCAAAGACACCGGCAGCGCCAATACCTTCGCCTTTCGCACCCCGCCCTGGTACGCTAGCGTGCTCAAAGAGGCCGGGTTTGACGTTCTGAGCGTGGCCAATAACCACTCCATGGATTTCTTTGAGCAGGGCTTTACCGATACCATCGCCCACATCGAAGCGGCGGGTATGAAGGCCGTGGGCCGCAAAGGCGAAATTTTGTACGTCGAGGCCCAGGGACAAACCGTGGCGTTCATCGGCTTTAGCAACTACCAAGAGCACAACCGGGTGCAGGATATAGAGGCTGCGATCGCCCTAGTAGAGACCGCCAACGCCCAGGCCGATGTCGTCGTCGTCTCCTTCCACGCCGGCAAAGAGGGCACCGATGCCACCGTCACCCGCGATCAAGACGAGATGTTCTACTCCGAAAATCGCGGCAACGTCGTGCGCTTCTCGCGCGCCGTTGTTGACCACGGAGCCGATTTGGTGCTTGGCCATGGTCCCCACGTTCCTAGGGCGATCGAGCTGTACAACAACAAGCTGATCGCCTATTCCCTCGGAAATTTCCTCGGCTACCGCAGTCTTTCTACCGTTGGCCCCTTGGGCACCTCGCTGATTCTGCAAACCGACCTCGATGCCCAGGGCAACTTCGTCAGCGGGCGCATCATCCCCGTCGCCCTCGATCGCAACGGTGTCCCTTACCTTGACGACCACTTTGGCGGCGTGGTGCTGGTGCGCCAGTTCACCCAGCGCGACTTTCCCGATACGCCCCTAGTGATCGACGATCTGGGCTACATCTGGCCCCGGTGA
- a CDS encoding serine/threonine-protein kinase, with protein MTASFPNLPPESRPLGGRYRLVQPLGSGGFGQTFSAQDLHLPGHPLCVVKQLKPQVTSAEELQTARRLFDTEAQTLYKLGTHPQIPGLLAHFEEGQEFYLAQELIEGHSLAEELGTPWTEAQVAAFLGDLLGILAFVHSHGVIHRDIKPSNLIRRASDRRLVLIDFGAVKQVSAQATALRSGLSHTISIGTQGYMPSEQVAGRPQFSSDIYAVGILGIQALTGYPPTELHPDPHSGELEWQRYAPQANPALLDVLEVMVRYDFRTRYTTATEALAALRKLPPALSRYVPAAPPPQGQTPRTTAATVVVGRPRERTQLTAAAQVPAAQVPAARVPAAKAPMQRRESSSASWLPLVAGALAASVVAIAGLLGWQAWRSASSTPEDETSVVATAPSADAPAEAEPTAVESEPKAEAPAAPPEAAVESAEAEPEAPTAPEPEMVDASDEEVVEPEPPAPPAPEGGELTPEAAQATVATLYSHVSSKSWDAARSQFSGPLAQQFDPGFFSQFDRVSVENLRVTGQTANSVEFVGENTYVYPDGSTQREQRSFTVQMLDGQPRIVGSSFGGVLESR; from the coding sequence ATGACCGCTTCGTTTCCCAACCTTCCGCCAGAATCTAGACCGCTGGGGGGCCGCTATCGGCTCGTACAGCCCTTGGGCTCTGGGGGTTTTGGCCAAACCTTTAGCGCCCAAGACCTGCACCTGCCGGGGCATCCGCTCTGCGTGGTAAAGCAGCTCAAACCCCAGGTGACCAGTGCTGAAGAGCTGCAAACGGCGCGGCGGCTATTTGATACTGAGGCCCAGACCCTCTACAAGCTGGGGACGCACCCACAGATTCCGGGGCTGCTGGCCCACTTTGAGGAAGGGCAAGAGTTTTACCTGGCCCAGGAGCTGATCGAAGGTCACTCCCTAGCGGAGGAACTAGGAACCCCTTGGACTGAGGCCCAGGTTGCCGCCTTCCTGGGCGATCTGCTAGGAATTTTGGCTTTTGTTCATTCCCACGGCGTCATCCATCGCGACATCAAGCCCTCGAATTTGATTCGCCGCGCCAGCGATCGCCGCCTCGTGCTGATTGACTTTGGCGCGGTGAAGCAGGTGAGCGCCCAGGCCACCGCCCTGCGCTCTGGCCTCAGCCACACCATCTCCATTGGCACCCAGGGGTATATGCCCAGTGAGCAGGTGGCTGGGCGACCCCAGTTCAGCAGCGATATCTATGCCGTTGGCATCTTGGGCATTCAGGCTCTGACCGGCTACCCGCCGACTGAGCTGCATCCCGACCCCCACAGCGGTGAGCTGGAGTGGCAGCGCTACGCGCCTCAGGCCAATCCTGCCCTGCTGGATGTCTTGGAGGTGATGGTGCGCTACGACTTTCGCACCCGCTACACCACTGCTACTGAGGCTCTGGCTGCCCTAAGGAAGTTGCCCCCGGCCTTGAGTCGGTATGTGCCAGCTGCGCCGCCGCCCCAGGGGCAGACTCCCCGCACCACCGCCGCCACAGTGGTGGTCGGACGGCCGCGAGAACGAACTCAGCTGACAGCAGCAGCCCAGGTGCCAGCGGCTCAGGTGCCGGCAGCCAGGGTGCCAGCAGCGAAGGCACCGATGCAGCGGCGAGAGTCGTCGTCAGCTAGCTGGTTGCCCTTAGTGGCAGGAGCCTTGGCGGCGTCTGTAGTAGCGATCGCCGGTCTGCTCGGCTGGCAGGCGTGGCGCTCAGCCTCGTCTACCCCAGAAGACGAAACTTCAGTGGTGGCCACGGCTCCCTCCGCTGATGCACCTGCCGAAGCTGAGCCTACAGCCGTTGAATCTGAGCCCAAAGCGGAAGCGCCTGCCGCACCCCCCGAGGCCGCTGTCGAATCGGCTGAGGCCGAGCCTGAGGCACCCACTGCCCCAGAGCCAGAGATGGTCGATGCGTCAGATGAAGAGGTTGTAGAACCTGAACCACCGGCTCCACCAGCTCCAGAGGGTGGCGAGCTAACGCCCGAGGCAGCCCAGGCGACGGTGGCAACTCTGTATAGTCATGTTTCGAGCAAATCTTGGGATGCGGCGCGATCGCAGTTTAGCGGTCCGCTAGCGCAGCAGTTTGACCCCGGCTTTTTTTCCCAATTCGATCGTGTTTCGGTTGAGAATCTGCGGGTAACGGGACAAACCGCAAACAGCGTTGAGTTTGTGGGCGAGAACACCTATGTTTATCCCGATGGCTCTACTCAACGAGAACAGCGATCGTTCACGGTACAAATGCTGGACGGGCAGCCTCGAATTGTCGGCTCTAGCTTTGGCGGGGTGCTGGAGTCTCGGTAG
- a CDS encoding GNAT family N-acetyltransferase, protein MEIDPYASHHLDAVIRLALRAWAPVFDSIQTTMNAEVYQAFYPDQWRGSQQKAVEDVCAGEDTHVWVAREADSVVGFVAVKLHPADSMGEIYMVAVDPNFQGRGIGSTLTNFALDWMKEAGMAIAMVETGGDPGHAPARHTYEKAGFDLWPVARYFKKL, encoded by the coding sequence ATGGAAATCGACCCCTATGCCTCTCACCACCTCGATGCGGTTATTCGGCTGGCGCTGCGGGCCTGGGCACCCGTTTTTGATTCAATTCAAACCACAATGAATGCCGAGGTGTATCAAGCGTTCTATCCCGATCAGTGGCGGGGGAGTCAGCAAAAGGCTGTCGAGGATGTCTGCGCTGGAGAAGACACCCATGTGTGGGTTGCTAGGGAAGCAGACTCTGTTGTGGGGTTTGTCGCCGTCAAGCTGCACCCGGCAGACAGTATGGGTGAGATCTATATGGTTGCCGTCGATCCAAATTTTCAGGGTCGCGGCATTGGCAGCACTCTGACAAACTTTGCCCTGGACTGGATGAAAGAGGCTGGCATGGCGATCGCGATGGTTGAGACCGGTGGTGATCCTGGCCATGCCCCAGCCCGACATACTTACGAAAAGGCAGGCTTTGATCTGTGGCCAGTCGCTAGATACTTCAAAAAGCTCTAG
- a CDS encoding tetratricopeptide repeat protein: protein MAQPYQALIDDIVAATLKGRIQSKQQVYRMLQAGIEPGGGELFERALATTLAALEPDLAPGSDEFKQAKALRQQRALRTIQGEWERWQADNQATAVLTGVEAEILNAPPEDRLSRLLAALDPNRDQPLSREQLGQLVRALKQAPVPSESVSAAETAPALATLADGLDQGLAAWQQLEGDVVGWIYAQGQQLGFSEPGEQSGPWQYWGKIVNNLALKRLFVDLAQHQTVTAAGVTAPLAVTDWIAWGVVLQRLQLALVNWFDRQPYDPQSGKRLSIATFLTFAVVWGQISDRLGQQGQRILSTGSFQLALQGLRQFANQSYFPLYGGLFTALSGEPLRALLEYLDQPLQAVPNTAVKARILTLLGYSQRALGNYSQAQRFHQQALEVAREAHDVPCEIASLNHLSRTSVAQQDFEAAQGHSQRALILARQSGDRIGQANALANVGYSQVAQGQSQLLEAEQYETVLSYLEQGLALSEQVGDRPSQALCANSLGIAQLKLGQYRDAIESLQQGLQVAQAIGDRFLMASNFAHLAAAYQGDGNLEQAVLTGCLGMYLHHQIDSPEWRQPAALLSILYGQLGPETFEGILADHRRQFLAVIGVDGYDFLQPLLARYRESLE, encoded by the coding sequence ATGGCTCAACCCTACCAGGCCCTCATTGATGACATAGTGGCCGCTACCCTCAAGGGCAGAATTCAGTCAAAACAGCAGGTCTACCGCATGCTGCAAGCGGGCATCGAGCCAGGCGGTGGCGAACTGTTTGAGCGGGCCTTGGCCACGACGCTGGCAGCTCTAGAGCCCGACCTGGCCCCCGGCAGTGACGAATTTAAGCAGGCCAAAGCGCTGCGCCAACAGCGTGCCCTCCGCACTATTCAGGGTGAATGGGAGCGCTGGCAGGCCGACAACCAAGCCACGGCGGTGCTGACCGGCGTAGAAGCCGAAATTCTCAACGCACCGCCCGAAGACCGGCTGTCTCGCCTCCTCGCTGCCCTTGACCCCAACCGCGATCAGCCCCTCTCTCGAGAACAGCTGGGGCAGCTGGTGCGGGCGCTTAAGCAGGCTCCTGTGCCGTCCGAATCGGTCTCGGCTGCCGAGACTGCCCCTGCCCTGGCCACCCTAGCTGATGGGCTTGACCAGGGGCTGGCCGCTTGGCAGCAGCTCGAAGGCGACGTCGTGGGGTGGATCTATGCCCAGGGCCAGCAGCTGGGCTTTAGTGAGCCTGGCGAGCAGTCTGGCCCGTGGCAGTACTGGGGCAAAATTGTGAATAACCTGGCGCTAAAACGCCTGTTTGTTGATCTAGCTCAGCATCAAACGGTCACTGCCGCTGGCGTGACGGCTCCCCTAGCCGTGACCGACTGGATTGCCTGGGGGGTGGTTTTGCAGCGCCTGCAGCTGGCCCTGGTGAACTGGTTCGATCGCCAGCCCTACGACCCCCAATCTGGCAAGCGGCTGTCGATCGCGACCTTTCTCACCTTTGCCGTGGTCTGGGGGCAGATCTCTGACCGTCTGGGCCAGCAGGGGCAGCGCATTCTGTCGACGGGCTCGTTTCAGCTGGCGCTCCAGGGGCTGCGGCAGTTTGCTAACCAGAGCTATTTCCCACTCTACGGCGGTCTATTTACCGCTTTATCTGGGGAACCCCTCCGCGCCCTGCTGGAGTATCTCGATCAGCCCCTGCAGGCCGTGCCCAACACAGCGGTAAAAGCCCGCATTCTCACCCTGCTGGGCTATTCACAGCGGGCGCTGGGCAACTATAGCCAGGCCCAGCGCTTTCACCAGCAGGCCCTGGAGGTGGCCCGCGAGGCCCACGATGTGCCTTGCGAAATCGCCAGTCTCAACCATCTCAGTCGCACCTCGGTGGCCCAGCAAGACTTTGAGGCCGCCCAGGGTCACAGCCAGCGGGCGCTGATTTTGGCCCGCCAGAGCGGCGATCGCATTGGTCAGGCTAACGCCCTGGCCAACGTGGGCTACAGCCAGGTTGCCCAGGGCCAATCTCAGCTATTGGAAGCCGAACAGTACGAAACCGTGCTCAGCTACCTAGAGCAGGGGCTAGCTCTGTCGGAGCAGGTGGGCGATCGCCCCAGCCAGGCCCTCTGCGCCAACAGTCTCGGCATCGCCCAGCTCAAGCTCGGGCAATATCGGGATGCGATCGAGTCTCTCCAGCAAGGGCTTCAGGTGGCGCAGGCGATCGGCGATCGCTTTCTAATGGCCTCCAATTTTGCCCACCTCGCCGCTGCTTACCAAGGCGACGGCAACCTCGAACAAGCGGTGCTCACCGGCTGCCTCGGCATGTATCTACACCACCAAATCGACTCCCCAGAATGGCGGCAGCCTGCGGCTCTGCTCAGCATTCTCTATGGGCAACTGGGGCCAGAGACCTTTGAGGGCATTCTCGCCGACCACCGTCGCCAGTTCCTCGCCGTGATTGGCGTCGATGGCTATGACTTTCTGCAGCCCCTGCTGGCGCGGTATCGCGAGTCGTTGGAGTAG
- the tilS gene encoding tRNA lysidine(34) synthetase TilS has product MGGVPWSTTHAGVHRLLKVRPLLPRGATGLLAVSGGQDSVCLLKLLVDLRPKWSWQLRAVHCDHRWRPDSAANANFVRQLCEGWGVPCEVVTADADYATEAQARHWRYRVFEDLARQARCSHVVTGHTASDRTETLLYNLLRGSGTDGLQALAWQRPLSQDSPVAVVRPLLGLTRQQTAEFCRQFDLPIWPDATNQDTGYARNRIRLELLPYLQQHFNPGVDVTLAQTAELLTAEVELLEAMAGELYGSSVSSPDGDSEVWKIQRSPLKTAPLALQRRVLRRLLQQVTLAQISFEHVEKLVALLAAPQGSQSDPFPGGLVAVVDGDWLVLKASHAM; this is encoded by the coding sequence ATGGGCGGGGTTCCGTGGAGCACGACCCACGCCGGGGTGCATCGGCTGCTGAAAGTTCGTCCGCTGCTGCCTCGGGGGGCGACAGGGTTATTGGCGGTGTCGGGTGGGCAAGATTCGGTGTGCCTGCTCAAACTGCTGGTCGATCTGCGGCCCAAGTGGAGCTGGCAGCTGCGGGCGGTGCACTGCGATCACCGCTGGCGGCCCGACTCGGCGGCCAACGCCAATTTTGTGCGGCAGCTCTGCGAAGGCTGGGGCGTTCCCTGTGAGGTGGTTACCGCCGATGCCGACTATGCTACCGAGGCCCAGGCTCGGCATTGGCGATATCGGGTATTTGAAGATTTGGCCAGACAAGCACGCTGTAGCCACGTGGTAACGGGGCATACGGCAAGCGATCGCACCGAAACCCTGCTCTACAACCTGCTGCGGGGAAGCGGCACCGATGGTCTCCAGGCCCTGGCCTGGCAGCGGCCCCTCTCCCAAGACAGCCCCGTTGCCGTGGTGCGCCCCCTGCTCGGGCTGACGCGCCAGCAGACCGCAGAGTTCTGCCGCCAGTTTGACCTGCCCATCTGGCCCGATGCCACCAACCAAGACACCGGCTATGCCCGCAACCGCATTCGCCTAGAGCTATTGCCCTACCTGCAACAGCACTTCAACCCTGGGGTAGACGTGACTTTGGCCCAGACAGCGGAGCTGCTCACCGCTGAGGTCGAGCTGCTAGAGGCGATGGCAGGCGAGTTATATGGGTCATCGGTCTCATCCCCAGATGGGGATAGCGAAGTGTGGAAAATTCAGCGATCGCCCCTCAAAACCGCGCCGTTGGCCCTCCAGCGGCGGGTGCTGCGGCGGCTGCTTCAGCAGGTAACTCTAGCCCAAATCAGCTTTGAGCATGTCGAGAAACTCGTCGCCCTGCTCGCCGCCCCCCAGGGCAGCCAGAGCGATCCCTTCCCCGGTGGGCTAGTTGCTGTGGTAGACGGCGACTGGCTGGTGCTAAAGGCATCCCATGCTATGTGA
- a CDS encoding DUF6679 family protein has translation MLHRKIYQLCCDGQDVWIFLRDQQRWIERAKILDIEGDLVTFRYETEEEDEICSWEEMVRLESIGAVTKRLAAVPRGDVEINVSEDCPETEQLSDPYPESNAD, from the coding sequence ATGCTACACCGCAAGATCTATCAACTCTGTTGTGATGGTCAAGATGTGTGGATTTTTCTCCGGGATCAACAGCGTTGGATTGAGCGGGCGAAGATTTTAGACATTGAAGGCGATCTGGTCACCTTTCGCTACGAAACTGAGGAAGAAGACGAGATTTGCTCTTGGGAAGAAATGGTGCGCCTAGAGAGCATCGGCGCAGTCACCAAGCGCCTCGCCGCCGTCCCCCGAGGCGATGTCGAGATTAATGTCTCTGAAGATTGCCCAGAGACTGAGCAACTGAGTGACCCCTACCCAGAGTCAAACGCTGACTAG